The Gorilla gorilla gorilla isolate KB3781 chromosome 23, NHGRI_mGorGor1-v2.1_pri, whole genome shotgun sequence genomic interval GCACATCAAACAGTGGACATCAACTCAAGAGCCACAGTGAGGGCCCCAGACATACAAGCGTAACAACAGGGCCACTGCTGGAGACTGGCCTAAAAATGGTTCATACGAGAAAGACCGGTTTGCAGGAGAAAGACCAGGGCGGGGGATGAGAGCCCCATCCGCGCACCACGCCCCACCTGGAATGTGCAGGAGCGCAGCTGGAGCCCGTCCTGCAGGAGCTGGTCCACAGGGGTCTGGACGCTGATGCGCTTCTCCTTGGTCAGCGCAGCCACCGGGAAGGAGCGGACCACCACCTGCTCCCCGACTTAGGACAGGCCAGGCAGAGTCAGAAGCAAGGAAGGTAAGGGGGGGGGGGTCCCAGAATCTCAGGGTACCACAGTTACGGGGAATCCCAAGTGGGTGGGGAAGGAGCAGACAAAGGCCCATTTCCCACGGGGACCCAGAACCCccaagaaaagggagagagaggcagggaaagCCTATCCATCCCAAAGACCTGGGGGAAAGGGGGCGACAGGGCCAGAGAGTCTGCAGGCTCACCCAGGGGGTCCGTGGGCATCCCCGTGAAGATGACCCGGTACGTGGTGAGGAAGACGGCGCCCTCAGCTGGGAGCAATGCTGGTCCGCCAGCACTGCCCCCCGCGCCCTCCTCACGCCCATCCGGCAGCAGGTAGACGCGCAGGCCGTCCAGCACACACTCCTCACCCGGCAGCAGGCGCGGCCGCAGCAGCTTGGGCTGCTCGAAAACAAGAGCAGGAGCTCAGGATGCAGCCTGGGCCTTgggcacccacagccccaccGGCCCCCGCAAACCTTCTGGATGGGCGGCAGCCTCCGGCTCTCCCGCTGCACGGCCTCCAGGGTCTCGATGTGCATCTGGACGATGTCTGGGGGAAGACAGTTCTCACACTTTGTGCCCAGCCCCACCCATCCAAGGGGGCATCACCAGCCCAAACCCCCGTACCTGGCACCATGACATGCAGCCCCTTGAGGTGGTCGCTGGTGACCCCACTCTCCGTGCAGACCTTGTCCACAAAGCGGTTGATGAAGCGGACCACAGCCCCAGCTACGTCGCAGGTCTCTGCATCCTCAAAGCCGCTCTCTGTGTCATAGCTCTCGGCCACACTGCCAGCCATGCTGGGCCAGGGAAGAAACTGTGGGCATGGGCCCTGCCCACCACGGCCCCGCCTCCACTGGGCCCAACCCCCAGTCCCTGCCTCACCTGTTGGTGACCAGGCTGTTGCTGGCGCTCTCCAAGTCGCCCAGCCCGGCACGCTCCCGAAGTAGGCGGCTCTTGCTGCTGTCCAGGGGCAGCAGGAGGTAGCTCATGCGGTTGGCATAGTGGATGGCCTGGCTGAACACCGTGCTCTCCTCCTTCTGCACCAGCTCCTGCTGCTTCTCACGGCTCAGAGTTGGCCACAAGCGCCGCTGCTCAGAAGCCACGTCTAGGGCAGAGCGCTCGTCCTCCTGGGAAGGTGCCTCCCCAACCTCCTGCCACGGCACCACACGCATGAGCCGGGGCCACACTGCCCCAGCCCCTCGCCCCCAGCCCAGGGAGTCCCTGCGCACCTGGGCGGGGGACAGGTCCTCGGTGGGCTCCAGGTAGAGGGCCCGGATGTGAGTCTGCACATCCCCATAGAACATGGCCTCCCAGAACTGTGGCGTGCTCCACACCACGTGCTCCTGCACACAGCTGTATGCGAACTGCGTCACCCCCGGGCTCAGCTTCTGCAGGAGCCAGGGGAGAAGGTCAGCTGGATGCAGCCAGGAAGCGGGGCTGGGAAGGAGACCTCAGCCACCAGGAAGGGGGGGCTGGGAAGGAGACCTCAGCCATGCCAGCACTCACCCGGCAGAAGGCTGTGACCAGAGGGAGCAGAGCCGCTGCGATGCCATGCTCGTCCAGAGAAGTGCAGTCCTGCAGGTAGAGCGAGAGCCCATCAGgacctctcccctcccaggcagcactcacctcccaccatgcccccaccaccccatagccaccacagacCAGCACCTGACACCCTTGGCTCCAGCTCCCCAAGGCTGCCTCAGAGGCTTAATATCAGGAGACTCCGGGCCCCAGCACCTGCCCCCAACAATGGTTCTCTCCACCATGCTCCCTGCAGACCGAGGACCCCTGCCCACTGGCACAGGAGTCTCTTGCACCCTCTCTCCACTCTCACTCACAGACCAGGGTCTCCCCGCCTGTTCCCGCTCATGCGCCATGAGCCATGTCACTAGCAGAATAAGAGACCTGGCCTCACCTGCAGGCAGCAGTTCATCATACGGACGACAAAGTCAAACTGCTGGTGGTCCAGGACCGCACGGTTCTGCTGCACGTGCAGGTGCAGCTCCTGGGCGAGGCAGCGGCGGGCAGCTCGCCCCTTCAGGGCCCTCAACACGGCTGGGagaagctgggggtggggaaaggaGACACGGGCTGAGGGCACAGAGAAGACCCACTCGGGGCCCAGGCAGGGAGGGCAGCAGGTGTCCAGGAGAGCCAAATGCCTTTCAGGTGGGGTGTGCCAGACTCTGGGGCTTTGCCGACCAATAAAGACTAAAACCTCCAGTGGGCCCGACAACTCCACAAGTACAAGTTCACCAGGCCAGACACAAGGACGCAGATGCTGCACCCGCGAGTCGGCAGGGAGGTGCGCTCTGGAGGGAGGCCTTGCGGGCTGGGCCCCCTTGCTCACAGGCTCACAGCTGCCTGGCTGGCTCAGTGACTCGCCTGGCACAGGCCCAGCCACAAAAAGGCTTGGAGTTTGTGTTCTATTGCTACATCGTTCATCACAAAACTGGCCGCCCCAAAGGGACACCACACAGCCAATGAAAAACAAGAGTCTCCAACTGGCCATGATGAAAGACCCCAGGGGCGTTAAGTGAGTACCACAGAGGGCAAAACAGCAGGAGCAAAAAGCTCTGTTTCCATAAGGTGCGAGGAACAGGTCATGTATGGAGGGAGCAAGCTCTGTTTTCCATCAAGTACAAAGAACAGGTCGTGTATGAGCCTACCCAATTTAAGGGGAAGGACACAGACGAAACATAATAGTGAAACCTTCTGATTTCTAAAAATGGAAGTACATCTCCCTGGCTGGGTCTCCCGCGCAGGCCCGACCCACCCCTCACTGAGGTCAAGAGAGGAGACCTGGAGCCCACCTACCCTCCGGCCAGCCCAGCCACCTCTAGCTGTCTGTTAGGCAGAGGAGGCCCTGGGGCAGCGTCAGCACTCACAAGGGTGAAGCGCGGCCTGGGTCTCCTCTGAAACCCGCTGCCCTGGCCCGGCTGGAGCCTGCACAGCCCTCACCTTCTTGGCCTCAAGCATTTTCCCCTCAAACACGTAGGAGATACAGTTGCGCACAACCTCCAGCCGCCGGGCGCTGTTGACATGCAGCCCACTGCACCGCTCCAGTATGGCAGCTGCGGGGACAGAATACACACACTCGGACCCCTGACCCCATGCCCATCCTGGGCCACGCTCGGGGCCTGCCTTCCCCTCCCTCATTACGCACTCATGGGGGGCCCTGAGGGCACGGTGGTCCTCCTCTCGGCCTTCACAGCTGGGGGTGCACCCTGCATCTTGGCCGCAGCCTGGTCCACGATCCACTGCACGGTGCCCTCATCCAGCCGGGGGAAGGGTCGGGGCACCCGTCGCAGGTGGCTGCTCTCACCGGGCCTCTGTACCTTGTGCATCGCCACGGCTGGGTACGGGTTCTCCTGTGTGGAGACGGCAGGTGTGGGGCAGGGGCCCAGGGATCAAGGCGGTACGACGCCCTCCCGTCCTGCTACCCCCGTACGTTCTTGTAGAGCTGCTCTGCCAGTTCCTGGACGTGACGCAGGACACGCTGGGGGTGGTTCTCATCCGCCCGCATCCTTGCCACCTCGTGGGCCACCAGCTAGCGGGGTAAGCAGGAGGCTAGGTAAGCCATGGTCAGGCAGAGCCAGGGCAGGGGGCTGGGAGGGCAGGGCGGAGGTGCACCTCATCGAACAGGTCCGTAGGGCGGTACGGGACCCCACGCTCTGACACAAAGCCAGCAAAGGCCATGCCCTCCAGCACCTTCATCAGGAAATCGTCCTCTACCAGCCCACGCTGGCCCAGGAAGGCTGCCTGGATGACACAAGGAGGTCGGTCCCTCAGGGGTCTCCACCATGCACTtatctcccaccccacccccagccaccagGCGCCCCACCTTATGGAAGCGGATGACAGGCTCCGGGTGGATGCGCACGACGTGCAGGCACCAGCGATAGCCCTGCAGCAGCTGAGCAAACAGCCGCAGGAAGACCGCGCGCAGCTCCTTGTCCTGGGAGAAGAGCTGAGTGCAGGTGAGAGCCAGTCCTGCCAATCCCCACCCCAGGCCGCCCAGGAGCTTCTCCACACCCCAACCCACCCCAAACTGCCCCGCTCCCATCCTTCTGCCCCTCCCACCATTCTGCACTCAGGGCCACCAGCTCCTCTGAAACTGTCTGGACAAGGCACTCCTGGCTCAGCACCCTCAAGGGCTCCTGTGATCAGATGCCAAGTTCCAGCCCCTTGCTGGGCCCCTGCCGCCTCGCCTGCACCACTCACGACCACCACTCCTAACTGCTGGCAGCTGCTTTGCTCCCAGGCTCCTGCTTCTGCTACTGGAGCCGGGGCCAGCCTGGGGGTGGGGCCCTGTGTGTCAGTGGCAGCAGACCTGAGTGGGGGCAGCCTAAGCACCTGGGGTCCCCATGCAGGAGCAGCAACGACCCCCACCTGCATCTTCAGGGAGGAGGTGGATGTCGTGGGTGGAGGGAAGGCGAGGTCAGCCAACTCCAGCTCCGGGTCCAGGACCTGCCAGCACAGAATGAAGCAGGCAGCTGCACGCTGGCCCCGGCTCTAGGCTCCCCGTGCTGCCAGGCAGCCACATCCCAAAGGCCCCCAAGGCTCCCGCTTGCCCGTGGTGCCCCTCACCATGCTCAGCACACTGTGCGTCTGACTCTGCAGTGGCTCTGGCAAGAGTGGAATGTGCACACACTCAGGGATGGTGACCGTCCCTCCATCCAGATCAGCAACAATCACATCGAGCTGCAGACCAAGGGAGCCAGCAGTCAGGGACCTGCAGGCCTGGGCCATGAGGTGGACACAAAGCACAGCCCTTACCAGCTCCTGGGTCTCTGCCTGGAAGGCCGCGTTGACCCCAATGATGAAGGGTGTGGGTGTGCTGAGGACCTCCAGCAGCTGAGCCGGCAGGATGGGCACATAGGTGAAGCTGTGCAGGCcccagaggatgcagtgagccagggGACGCGACTGGGCAAAGGGGCCAGGAGAAGGGGCTGGGAGGGCCGGGCAGGGGTCACCTGTATCTGAGAGGAAACAGCAGTGCCAGGAGGCCCCTACAGGCATCGGCGAGCCGCTGGTAGCTCCGGGACAGGAAGAGAACCTTGTGCTCCGTGAGGGCGGCACAGAACAAAGACAGCACGTTGGTGATGcctaaaggaaaaagagaagcttGGAGAGGACCCTGGGCCCCCACCCAGGCAGAGTGAGAACCCACATCCCTAACCACCAGCCCCCGAGGGGAAGCCATGCGGGGGTGGGACAGACAGGCTCACCCAGCTGGCGGAAGAGCAGGGCCACGCTGCAGCGGCTGACGGGCAGCGAATCGGCCAGTGGAGTCTGGATGACCTGCCGGTCACCAGCACCCAAAGAGATCGTCCTCTGCAGCAAAAAAAGGATCGGGGCTCAGTAGTTTGACCAGAGCCAGCCCAGAGTCAGCCCAGagctctgtgtccccaggcaGACCCTGGTGTACTGACAGACACGTGGTGGGACTGGCTGGgacgggcaacatggcaagaggGAAACGCCATGCCCTGCCTCTGTTGTCCCAAGCAGCTGCAGAGAAAACTCAGGACAGGAGTGGCTGCTTTTGACTGGGGGTAGGGATGGGGCCTAGGTGGGCGGAAGAAACAAAGAATCCATACCGCTCCTTCCTCAACAGAGTCCAGCTGCACAGGACAGACGGGCAGAAAGACACGGTTAGACACTCCAACACACCCAGGTACAGGGCAGGGAGCAGACAAACAAGCTGACATCAACATCCAgagacaggcacacaccatcaaaGGAGTGGACAGAGAGGCTGAAGGACACAGGCCCACAGCACAGGTGCGAGGGCCAGGTGAGTAGGCCAGGATTGTTGGGGGCAATGGTGGCACGAGGACGCAGGAGGGAGCATCCAAGGCCTCCAGCTGTGTGTGGCTCTGCCTGGGCTCCAAATACCTACCAGGGCCCCAGCAGGAGGGCCTGTGGCTGTGCAGACACCAGCTGCCCCCAAAACTCACCTGCGAGCCCCCAGCCAGGGGCACAGTGCACGTCAGCAGGTTCCCAATCACGTTCTCCAGGCACACATTCAGGCCCTCCACGTGGATGGCGTAGATGAGGCCAAGGCTGTTCTGCAATGACCAGAGCGGGGAGTGGTGGGACAGCCGATGGAAGCACCCTCGTCGTGCCTCGCCGCCCCGGCTGCCGGCCTCACCCTGAACACCTCCGTGTGGTCAAGTCGCGACACCAGTACCAGCGTCTTCGGTGCAAACAGCTGGGCAGATGGGGCAGGTGCTGTGGGAGACAGGTGGGTCTGGCCTCCCTcatccccctcttcctccctctctgtgGCATCCTCCACGCGCGTCGTTTCctgctgggggcagggggagacGGGGGCAGGGGGAGTTGGCCACGGCCCAAGGATGCAGCTTCATTCATGCTGTACCCAGAGGCCCCAAGCTGACCTGTGAAGGCTCTGCTGGCTCCCAGAAGGTCAAGCAGGCACAGTAGTGGCGCTCGGAGTTGATGTCGGTGAGGACAGCAACAAAGAAGGTCGGTGGATTCCTCTCGGGACACAGCTGCCACCCGCTGGGCTGGCAAAACTGCAGGGAAGGCTCAGCAGTCAGCTCCTCCCCCTACACCTGTGGCAGGAACCAGCCCACCTGCCCCAGCAtctgcaccaccaggcctggaggCTCCAACACACGCAGGCAGCTCCTTGCTTGGAGACCCTGGGGACACGTGGcctcctgggcctcagtctctCCGGGTGAAAGGAGTAACAGCCTCTGACCTCCCCACCTGGGGCAAGGACCAGGAGATGGGAGAACAGTCCCCACCATCATGAGTGAGTGACGACATGACACAGTGACATGAGCACCGCGCAGGCCGCCGGCCAAGCCGGTCAAACCCCCCGACAGAGGCTGTGCTGTCTCGTCCCTAGCCCAGCGGGGGGCCAGGCACTGCGGAAGCTCCTCAGTCAGGGACGAGGGCAGGGCTGTGCCCAcctgccctccccacctgccAGCACCGTCTCAGCACGCCCCCCACTCACCAGCTCGATGCCCTGGGGGAATGGGTTGTCCTCCCAGTCCTTCTCCGGGAAGCGCTGCAGAATCTGGCCCTGGCCTTCCCCACTCCCTGAGGACAAGAACAGGGGGTCAGAGCACCCGACCCGCCCCCCACCCACCAGGAGGCTTGAGGATCCCAGGGTGGAAACATTCCCACCCACTGGGCCCTCATCTGGCACCAGATCAGCTGCAGCTCCCTAAAAATAGTTTCGTATGGAGAGTCTGCTGGACAGCTGCACACCCTAGGGCCACCTGAGGGTAGAGAAGCCCCTGCCGCTACACCCCATTCCCCGATCCCACCCCAGAGACCTCCTTCAGCCTGACCAGCCCAGCTTCACACAGCACAGCAGCCCTCCATCGAAGGTCAACACTTCGGGACTATTCCACAGGCCCCCACAGCATCTGCCACCACTGCCAGGCCCCCACTTGGGCTCTCAGCCCCCCAACAGTGGGCATCCCCCAGAGCTCCCTGTCACCCACCAGCCCTGGGCCCAGCCGGGGGTGTGGAGGACTCAAACCTGCTGTCTGTGTGAGGTTCAAGAAGCCTCAGCCCCACAAGGCTAGAGGACACCCCCTGCGCCCACAGCCCCAAACTCTTCCctatcccagctgcttcagagaCAGACAAGTCCCCAGTACAGGTCCCAGAAGATGGGGTTTGGCAGCTGCCTGCTAGAACACCAGCCCCACAGCCAGCAGGACCTAGAGGGGCAGCAGCTAGACGGGAAGGATGGAGGCTTGGTCCAGGACGACCACCAAAGGATGCCCAGATGGCTTCCTGAGCACTTGGACCCCAGCAGCTCTCAGAGGAGAGTGGGGCGGTGGTCACATCCAGGCCTGCTCCCTGTCTCCAAATCTCCCTGTACAAAGGCCACAGGATGGGTGCTGAGCGCAGCCTAAGCTCCCCTGGGCCAGGAGGAGAGCTTTCAGGGCAGGGAGAGCCAAGAGGCCTATGTCTCCCCACGAGACCCCTCCTCTCCTTGGGGCCCCAGAACTACCACATCCAGGGCCCTGTTTCCAGACCCAGTTCACACTGGTGGGGTAAAGGTCCCCGCCTGTGGCTCACCCCTGGAGAGCCAAGCCAGGAAGCCCGGTGGGGACCACAGTGGGACACTCAGGGTGTGGCTCCTGCAGCAGGACGGCTCCGCAGGCCTCCCAGGGCTTGTGGAGGATGGAGCAGGTGCAGCAGGAAAGACGAAAGCCTCCCTGCCTTCTCCTCCACACAAACCGCAGGTCCCCAGGGCCCATCCTCTGTTTGGACGGGCCTCCACACCGCCACCCACCTGGCGGAAGCAGCACAGCCAGATGGGCAAGGCGGGGGTCATGCTCAACACAGAGCCCCTCATGGACCCCCACCCTGGCCCCCAGGAAGCTGCAGCCCCACATCCAGCATGCCTGGTCCTCCTGGGAACAGATGAGCAACTCTGGCAGCCCAATGGCACACACTCCACGGGTCCCCTACAGGCGGGGAGACCATCCGCCCTCCAGGGTTACAGGGGCAGAGCCAAGGAAGTCGGCAGTGGGCAGGTTGCTGCTAAGTGGGAGATGGTGGGGCGGTGAGGGGCCGATTCTGACTCACAAAACCTCAGCTTcctgctcccctccccctcccaccacTGACACCCTGCAGAGGACAGGCGGCAGACGGGTGGGGGCCCAGGTGTCTGCGGGTGCCACACCTACCTCCACACCCCCAAGTACAGCTCACTCAGGCGCAGGCCCTGAGCTGCggctcctcccccaccccacccactcccCCAAAGGCCTCCTTGTGCTTGGCCCCAAACCACCATCTGGGCCCAGCCCTGGCTGGCACCCAGAGCTCACCCAGTTCTTGCCACGAGGCAGcaggcagaggaaggaagaggggttTATGAACAGGGACAGCAGtctctgcactgcagcctccccaaggccaggcagggaaggcagccttccccaGGAGGATGGGCAGAGTGGCAGGTCACCATCTACCTTGACCCTCTCCACCCCGCTAGTCTTGTGAAGCACCAACTCTCACTCAGCCTTAAGTCCTCTGCAGGGCTCTACCCTCCAAAGAGCCGGCCCTGAGCTCCACTCTCCTTGGGCTGGCCCAATGGCCCAAGTGGGCCAGGCCAAGCAGGCACCTCTCCCTGAGCTCCTCTGTGCCATGACAGCCCCAGACAGGCCCTTCAGGTCTCAGCCCAGAGAGCACCCCCTCCCCTGGGAAACTCTGCCCCAGCCTGGGGCCTACACGGACCCTAGGACCGACCTCCCTCCACCACACCCCAGTGACTGCTAGTGCacctgctggcttggctgggaCGGACCACAGGCTAATTAGGGCTTGTAGAACACGTACAGTCGGCTACACAACCATCTTCCCCACACCCAACAAGCAAACAGGTTCCTCAGTCGGAAGTACAGGGCACCTTCCGGAGCCCCAGGGAATGACAGAACACAGCTGGCCCCTGGAAAGGCAGGCCATGGAGGGTCCTGCAGCCCTCGGCTGTGAGCAGCTCTCCTCCTCACCCTTCTGAGGTCCCAGCCTGCACCTCAGCTCTGTGCTGTCCGGGGCCAGGCCACATCTTGGCCTCCAGGGGGATGtggggggttttgccatgtcttcCCAGGGTCCCCCACCCACTGGAGCCCTATTGCCACAGGAGTGACCTCCGGCAGCTGAGCTCCTTGCCCACCAGAGTGCTGCCTTTACCTCAGAATAGACAGGAGGGAGGgtgccctccccactcctccccttGGCAAGAGGACGAATCCAAACGGTGTGCTGGGtggcactgggcaccaaggtttCCTTGCCACCTCCACCTTTGAACATGGGGCTGAGGGGGCCACCCGAGGACAACACTGGGGCTTCTGTCCTGAAAGCTCCTCAAAGAGCACTCCCTCCTGCACCAATGTCCCTGCGGCCAGCCCCACGCAGACGGCAGGCCTAAAAGGCGGGCGGGCGGGCAGGCGAACACAGACCTCGCGTTCTGTCATCTGCTGGCAGCACCCCATCACCAGTGCCAGGCTCTGACGCCTGGAGGGCTGGCCCAGGCCAGCGTGTGTTGTGGGGAGGCAAAGAAGGATGGCAGCCTCTCCTGTTTCCCCACCACACTCCCCACAGTGCACGaagaccagccctggccagcTCTGCTGCTTGTGGGGAACCCAGCtataggaaaagagaagaaaagaaggaaggacagCACCTTCCTGCTATGCCACCCACCCAACCCCAACATGCACATGGCTCCCTCGGCCGCAGCAGCAGGCCATGTGCAGGGCCCCTGCAGCTTCCACAGCCATCCCCCAGAACCTCCCCTGCCCATCAGACCTGAGCAGTTCTGACCCAAGGCCTTGGACCCCTTCCGGCTCCtagggtggaggctgggaggcagtTGAGGCCATCCCAAACAGCCCCAACCCGCTCCAGAGGGAGGGCAGGAACGTGGGTGGGGACAGTAGATGGGGCTCAAGAATGCAGCCAGCTCATCACAGTCAGGATGAGAGGCGAGGCCACAGGGTGAAAGGTCTTTTTCTCAGATGCAAGGGgtccagcccctcctcccaggcAGATGCACACTCGGCTGCTGGAGATGGAAGGCCGATGGCCAGGTCACGGCCAGATCAAATGTGTCTCCTGTTCCCAAAGACACCTCAGCACTGGCCACGCTGTGATCAGGGCCCTTCTGGGCCAAGAGCCGGGCAGAGGCAGTCTGTCTAGTCCTGATGCCTGCCCCAGAGCACAGAAGGCGATCCCTGACTCACCAGTTGAGGGGCCTGCAGATGGGCCAGCGCTGGCCACCATCACTCTCTGAGGTGAAAGGGTCACGACCAGCACACGCATTTA includes:
- the SBF1 gene encoding myotubularin-related protein 5 isoform X8, which translates into the protein MARLADYFVLVAFGPHPRGSGEGQGQILQRFPEKDWEDNPFPQGIELFCQPSGWQLCPERNPPTFFVAVLTDINSERHYCACLTFWEPAEPSQQETTRVEDATEREEEGDEGGQTHLSPTAPAPSAQLFAPKTLVLVSRLDHTEVFRNSLGLIYAIHVEGLNVCLENVIGNLLTCTVPLAGGSQRTISLGAGDRQVIQTPLADSLPVSRCSVALLFRQLGITNVLSLFCAALTEHKVLFLSRSYQRLADACRGLLALLFPLRYSFTYVPILPAQLLEVLSTPTPFIIGVNAAFQAETQELLDVIVADLDGGTVTIPECVHIPLLPEPLQSQTHSVLSMVLDPELELADLAFPPPTTSTSSLKMQDKELRAVFLRLFAQLLQGYRWCLHVVRIHPEPVIRFHKAAFLGQRGLVEDDFLMKVLEGMAFAGFVSERGVPYRPTDLFDELVAHEVARMRADENHPQRVLRHVQELAEQLYKNENPYPAVAMHKVQRPGESSHLRRVPRPFPRLDEGTVQWIVDQAAAKMQGAPPAVKAERRTTVPSGPPMTAILERCSGLHVNSARRLEVVRNCISYVFEGKMLEAKKLLPAVLRALKGRAARRCLAQELHLHVQQNRAVLDHQQFDFVVRMMNCCLQDCTSLDEHGIAAALLPLVTAFCRKLSPGVTQFAYSCVQEHVVWSTPQFWEAMFYGDVQTHIRALYLEPTEDLSPAQEVGEAPSQEDERSALDVASEQRRLWPTLSREKQQELVQKEESTVFSQAIHYANRMSYLLLPLDSSKSRLLRERAGLGDLESASNSLVTNSMAGSVAESYDTESGFEDAETCDVAGAVVRFINRFVDKVCTESGVTSDHLKGLHVMVPDIVQMHIETLEAVQRESRRLPPIQKPKLLRPRLLPGEECVLDGLRVYLLPDGREEGAGGSAGGPALLPAEGAVFLTTYRVIFTGMPTDPLVGEQVVVRSFPVAALTKEKRISVQTPVDQLLQDGLQLRSCTFQLLKMAFDEEVGSDSAELFRKQLHKLRYPPDVRATFAFTLGSAHTPGRPPRVTKDKGPSLRTLSRNLVKNAKKTIGRQHVTRKKYNPPSWEQRGQPPPEDQEDEISVSEELEPSTLTPSSALKPSDRMTMSSLVERACCRDYQRLGLGTLSSSLSRAKSEPFRISPVNRMYAICRSYPGLLIVPQSVQDNALQRVSRCYRQNRFPVVCWRSGRSKAVLLRSGGLHGKGVVGLFKAQNAPSPGQSQADSSSLEQEKYLQAVVSSMPRYADASGRNTLSGFSSAHMGSHGKWGSVRTSGRSSGLGTDVGSRLAGRDALAPPQANGGPPDPGFLRPQRAALYILGDKAQLKGVRPDPLQQWELVPIEVFEARQVKASFKKLLKACVPGCPAAEPSPASFLRSLEDSEWLIQIHKLLQVSVLVVELLDSGSSVLVGLEDGWDITTQVVSLVQLLSDPFYRTLEGFRLLVEKEWLSFGHRFSHRGAHTLAGQSSGFTPVFLQFLDCVHQVHLQFPMEFEFSQFYLKFLGYHHVSRRFRTFLLDSDYERIELGLLYEEKGERRGQLPCRSVWEYVDRLSKRTPVFHNYMYAPEDAEVLRPYSNVSNLKVWDFYTEETLAEGPPYDWELAQGPPEPPEEERSDGGAPQSRRRVVWPCYDSCPRAQPDAISRLLEELQRLETELGRPTERWKDTWDRVKAAQRLEGRPDGRGTPSSLLVSTAPHHRRSLGVYLQEGPVGSTLSLSLDSDQSSGSTASGSRQAARRSTSTLYSQFQTAESENRSYEGTLYKKGAFMKPWKARWFVLDKTKHQLRYYDHRVDTECKGVIDLAEVEAVAPGTPTMGAPKTVDEKAFFDVKTTRRVYNFCAQDVPSAQQWVDRIQSCLSDA
- the SBF1 gene encoding myotubularin-related protein 5 isoform X4 codes for the protein MARLADYFVLVAFGPHPRGSGEGQGQILQRFPEKDWEDNPFPQGIELFCQPSGWQLCPERNPPTFFVAVLTDINSERHYCACLTFWEPAEPSQQETTRVEDATEREEEGDEGGQTHLSPTAPAPSAQLFAPKTLVLVSRLDHTEVFRNSLGLIYAIHVEGLNVCLENVIGNLLTCTVPLAGGSQRTISLGAGDRQVIQTPLADSLPVSRCSVALLFRQLGITNVLSLFCAALTEHKVLFLSRSYQRLADACRGLLALLFPLRYSFTYVPILPAQLLEVLSTPTPFIIGVNAAFQAETQELLDVIVADLDGGTVTIPECVHIPLLPEPLQSQTHSVLSMVLDPELELADLAFPPPTTSTSSLKMQDKELRAVFLRLFAQLLQGYRWCLHVVRIHPEPVIRFHKAAFLGQRGLVEDDFLMKVLEGMAFAGFVSERGVPYRPTDLFDELVAHEVARMRADENHPQRVLRHVQELAEQLYKNENPYPAVAMHKVQRPGESSHLRRVPRPFPRLDEGTVQWIVDQAAAKMQGAPPAVKAERRTTVPSGPPMTAILERCSGLHVNSARRLEVVRNCISYVFEGKMLEAKKLLPAVLRALKGRAARRCLAQELHLHVQQNRAVLDHQQFDFVVRMMNCCLQDCTSLDEHGIAAALLPLVTAFCRKLSPGVTQFAYSCVQEHVVWSTPQFWEAMFYGDVQTHIRALYLEPTEDLSPAQEVGEAPSQEDERSALDVASEQRRLWPTLSREKQQELVQKEESTVFSQAIHYANRMSYLLLPLDSSKSRLLRERAGLGDLESASNSLVTNSMAGSVAESYDTESGFEDAETCDVAGAVVRFINRFVDKVCTESGVTSDHLKGLHVMVPDIVQMHIETLEAVQRESRRLPPIQKPKLLRPRLLPGEECVLDGLRVYLLPDGREEGAGGSAGGPALLPAEGAVFLTTYRVIFTGMPTDPLVGEQVVVRSFPVAALTKEKRISVQTPVDQLLQDGLQLRSCTFQLLKMAFDEEVGSDSAELFRKQLHKLRYPPDVRATFAFTLGSAHTPGRPPRVTKDKGPSLRTLSRNLVKNAKKTIGRQHVTRKKYNPPSWEQRGQPPPEDQEDEISVSEELEPSTLTPSSALKPSDRMTMSSLVERACCRDYQRLGLGTLSSSLSRAKSEPFRISPVNRMYAICRSYPGLLIVPQSVQDNALQRVSRCYRQNRFPVVCWRSGRSKAVLLRSGGLHGKGVVGLFKAQNAPSPGQSQADSSSLEQEKYLQAVVSSMPRYADASGRNTLSGFSSAHMGSHVPSPRARVTTLSNPMAASASRRTAPRGKWGSVRTSGRSSGLGTDVGSRLAGRDALAPPQANGGPPDPGFLRPQRAALYILGDKAQLKGVRPDPLQQWELVPIEVFEARQVKASFKKLLKACVPGCPAAEPSPASFLRSLEDSEWLIQIHKLLQVSVLVVELLDSGSSVLVGLEDGWDITTQVVSLVQLLSDPFYRTLEGFRLLVEKEWLSFGHRFSHRGAHTLAGQSSGFTPVFLQFLDCVHQVHLQFPMEFEFSQFYLKFLGYHHVSRRFRTFLLDSDYERIELGLLYEEKGERRGQLPCRSVWEYVDRLSKRTPVFHNYMYAPEDAEVLRPYSNVSNLKVWDFYTEETLAEGPPYDWELAQGPPEPPEEERSDGGAPQSRRRVVWPCYDSCPRAQPDAISRLLEELQRLETELGRPTERWKDTWDRVKAAQRLEGRPDGRGTPSSLLVSTAPHHRRSLGVYLQEGPVGSTLSLSLDSDQSSGSTASGSRQAARRSTSTLYSQFQTAESENRSYEGTLYKKGAFMKPWKARWFVLDKTKHQLRYYDHRVDTECKGVIDLAEVEAVAPGTPTMGAPKTVDEKAFFDVKTTRRVYNFCAQDVPSAQQWVDRIQSCLSDA